The DNA region AAGGGATTGGCTTTTATTTGATTTTTATCGATTAAGCACGATATTAAACATCGTTGATTTATCAACATTTTGGGCTTCTGAAGAAGCCTAGCTGCTGTATAAAAAAGTGGGGTTTTATGCAATCTCTTCTTTCACTAAAGCGCCCGATTACGGAATAAGTATAACATATTTCTTTGTCTACCTATTTTACATAATGTGATGTTTTAGGTACTGAAAAAGGATCTTCAATCGAAGATCCTTTTAGTGAACTAACACTTTTCGCATAAGAATTACAACGCTTTTTATCTCCAATAGTCCTACAAGAAATCGCCAATCGAGTTGGTTTTGTACAGCGATCTAGTAAGTAGCAAGCAGATGAACTCATCGCTCTTTGTGTTTGGCTCAGCCAAGAAGTCGCTCTTACATCACTTACGCATTTGTAGTCGATTAGAGGCTTCGACGGGTGTACTAATGAGCCAAGAGGGACTCAATCAGCGCTTTTTAATCCTGCAGCTGTCGCATTCCACCGAGAGTCTTTTTTCCACCTTTATATTTAAGGACACAAATTGATCAACTCCTGTCCCCATATCATAAGGAAGTAGAATTATTGGATGGTATACCTGGTGTGAACAAAGCAGCCGCAGTGCATCCCAGTTGATTAATTATAGACAAACACGTACGGTGTTTTTTTATATTCATTAACAATATGGTTTCAAGAGGAAAGTGTTATTAGAGATTCTTATTTTACAAATTAAATGTTGACACTAAAGAAAAATAGAAGTATGATAATGAAGTCGCCTAATTAACGAGCGATTTTAACAAAAGAAATTCTTCGCAGAAGTTGACAACTATTCAATGTTATGTTAAGGTGAATGAGTTGAAACAAACCAACAACTATTGCTCTTTGAAAACTGAACAAAACAAAGCGCCAACGTTAAATTTAAAGTGAGCAAACACTATCAAAAAAGCAAATGAGCAAGTCAAACATTTCTTCGGAGAGTTTGATCCTGGCTCAGGACGAACGCTGGCGGCGTGCCTAATACATGCAAGTCGAGCGAATTGACGGGAGCTTGCTCCCTGAGATTAGCGGCGGACGGGTGAGTAACACGTGGGCAACCTGCCTATAAGACTGGGATAACTTCGGGAAACCGGAGCTAATACCGGATACGTTCTTTTCTCGCATGAGAGAAGATGGAAAGACGGTTTACGCTGTCACTTATAGATGGGCCCGCGGCGCATTAGCTAGTTGGTGAGGTAATGGCTCACCAAGGCGACGATGCGTAGCCGACCTGAGAGGGTGATCGGCCACACTGGGACTGAGACACGGCCCAGACTCCTACGGGAGGCAGCAGTAGGGAATCTTCCGCAATGGACGAAAGTCTGACGGAGCAACGCCGCGTGAACGAAGAAGGCCTTCGGGTCGTAAAGTTCTGTTGTTAGGGAAGAACAAGTACCAGAGTAACTGCTGGTACCTTGACGGTACCTAACCAGAAAGCCACGGCTAACTACGTGCCAGCAGCCGCGGTAATACGTAGGTGGCAAGCGTTGTCCGGAATTATTGGGCGTAAAGCGCGCGCAGGTGGTTCCTTAAGTCTGATGTGAAAGCCCACGGCTCAACCGTGGAGGGTCATTGGAAACTGGGGAACTTGAGTGCAGAAGAGGAAAGTGGAATTCCAAGTGTAGCGGTGAAATGCGTAGAGATTTGGAGGAACACCAGTGGCGAAGGCGACTTTCTGGTCTGTAACTGACACTGAGGCGCGAAAGCGTGGGGAGCAAACAGGATTAGATACCCTGGTAGTCCACGCCGTAAACGATGAGTGCTAAGTGTTAGAGGGTTTCCGCCCTTTAGTGCTGCAGCTAACGCATTAAGCACTCCGCCTGGGGAGTACGGCCGCAAGGCTGAAACTCAAAGGAATTGACGGGGGCCCGCACAAGCGGTGGAGCATGTGGTTTAATTCGAAGCAACGCGAAGAACCTTACCAGGTCTTGACATCCTCTGACAACCCTAGAGATAGGGCTTTCCCCTTCGGGGGACAGAGTGACAGGTGGTGCATGGTTGTCGTCAGCTCGTGTCGTGAGATGTTGGGTTAAGTCCCGCAACGAGCGCAACCCTTGATCTTAGTTGCCAGCATTCAGTTGGGCACTCTAAGGTGACTGCCGGTGACAAACCGGAGGAAGGTGGGGATGACGTCAAATCATCATGCCCCTTATGACCTGGGCTACACACGTGCTACAATGGATGGTACAAAGGGCTGCAAACCTGCGAAGGTAAGCGAATCCCATAAAGCCATTCTCAGTTCGGATTGTAGGCTGCAACTCGCCTACATGAAGCCGGAATCGCTAGTAATCGCGGATCAGCATGCCGCGGTGAATACGTTCCCGGGCCTTGTACACACCGCCCGTCACACCACGAGAGTTTGTAACACCCGAAGTCGGTGAGGTAACCTTTATGGAGCCAGCCGCCTAAGGTGGGACAGATGATTGGGGTGAAGTCGTAACAAGGTAGCCGTATCGGAAGGTGCGGCTGGATCACCTCCTTTCTAAGGATAATTACGAGAGCGCTTTTGTTTTGTTCAGTTTTGAATGAGTAATTCATTCAGATACGATAGATAAACATCACGATGTGATGGATTCTTTCTACTTTGTTCCTTGAAAACTAGATAATAGATAGAAGGCAATTAATTTTTTTCAAAGCATCAGTAAGATCTTTTTTAACGGTTAAGTTAGAAAGGGCGCACGGTGGATGCCTTGGCACTAGGAGCCGATGAAGGACGGGACTAACACCGATATGCTTCGGGGAGCTGTAAGTAAGCTTTGATCCGGAGATTTCCGAATGGGGAAACCCACTGTTCGTAATGGAACAGTATCTTTACCTGAATACATAGGGTACTGAAGGCAGACCCGGGGAACTGAAACATCTAAGTACCCGGAGGAAGAGAAAGCAAATGCGATTTCCTGAGTAGCGGCGAGCGAAACGGAATTAGCCCAAACCAAGAGGCTTGCCTCTTGGGGTTGTAGGACACTCAACATGGAGTTACAAAGGAACGGGGTAAATGAAGCGATCTGGAAAGGTCCGTCAAAGAAGGTAAAAACCCTGTAGTTGAAACTTCGTTCCCTCCTGAGTGGATCCTGAGTACGGCGGGACACGAGAAATCCCGTCGGAAGCAGGGAGGACCATCTCCCAAGGCTAAATACTCCCTAGTGACCGATAGTGAACCAGTACCGTGAGGGAAAGGTGAAAAGCACCCCGGAAGGGGAGTGAAATAGATCCTGAAACCGTGTGCCTACAAGTAGTCAAAGCCCGTTAATGGGTAATGGCGTGCCTTTTGTAGAATGAACCGGCGAGTTACGATTTCATGCGAGGTTAAGTTGATAAGACGGAGCCGCAGCGAAAGCGAGTCTGAATAGGGCGAATGAGTATGAGGTCGTAGACCCGAAACCAGGTGATCTACCCATGTCCAGGGTGAAGTTCAGGTAACACTGAATGGAGGCCCGAACCCACGCACGTTGAAAAGTGCGGGGATGAGGTGTGGGTAGCGGAGAAATTCCAATCGAACCTGGAGATAGCTGGTTCTCTCCGAAATAGCTTTAGGGCTAGCCTCAAGATGAGAGTATTGGAGGTAGAGCACTGATTGGACTAGGGGCCCCCAACGGGTTACCGAATTCAGTCAAACTCCGAATGCCAAATACTTATTCTTGGGAGTCAGACTGCGAGTGATAAGATCCGTAGTCGAAAGGGAAACAGCCCAGACCACCAGCTAAGGTCCCAAAGTATACGTTAAGTGGAAAAGGATGTGGAGTTGCTTAGACAACCAGGATGTTGGCTCAGAAGCAGCCACCATTTAAAGAGTGCGTAATAGCTCACTGGTCGAGTGACTCCGCGCCGAAAATGTACCGGGGCTAAACGTATCACCGAAGCTGTGGATTGACACCATTTTGGTGTCGATGGTAGGAGAGCGTTCTAAGGGCGTTGAAGTCAGACCGGAAGGACTGGTGGAGCGCTTAGAAGTGAGAATGCCGGTATGAGTAGCGAAAGAAGGGTGAGAATCCCTTCCACCGAATGCCTAAGGTTTCCTGAGGAAGGCTCGTCCGCTCAGGGTTAGTCGGGACCTAAGCCGAGGCCGAAAGGCGTAGGCGATGGACAACAGGTTGATATTCCTGTACCACCTATACATCGTTTGAACGATGGGGGGACGCAGAAGGATAGGGTAAGCGCGCTGTTGGATATGCGCGTCCAAGCAGTTAGGCCGGAAACGAGGCAAATCCCGTTTCCATTAAGGCGGAGCTGTGATGGCGAGGGAAATATAGTACCGAAGTTCCTGATTCCACGCTGCCAAGAAAAGCCTCTAGTGAGATGTAAGGTGCCCGTACCGCAAACCGACACAGGTAGGCGAGGAGAGAATCCTAAGGTGTGCGAGAGAACTCTCGTTAAGGAACTCGGCAAAATGACCCCGTAACTTCGGGAGAAGGGGTGCTTTTTAGGGTGAATAGCCCGGAAAAGCCGCAGTGAATAGGCCCAGGCGACTGTTTAGCAAAAACACAGGTCTCTGCGAAGCCGCAAGGCGAAGTATAGGGGCTGACACCTGCCCGGTGCTGGAAGGTTAAGGGGAGAGGTTAGCGCAAGCGAAGCTTTGAACCGAAGCCCCAGTAAACGGCGGCCGTAACTATAACGGTCCTAAGGTAGCGAAATTCCTTGTCGGGTAAGTTCCGACCCGCACGAAAGGTGTAACGATCTGGGCACTGTCTCAACGAGAGACTCGGTGAAATTATAGTACCTGTGAAGATGCAGGTTACCCGCGACAGGACGGAAAGACCCCGTGGAGCTTTACTGCAGCCTGATATTGAATTTTGGTACAGCTTGTACAGGATAGGTAGGAGCCTGAGAAGCCGGAGCGCTAGCTTCGGTGGAGGCGTTGGTGGGATACTACCCTGGCTGTATTGAAATTCTAACCCGCGCCCCTTATCGGGGTGGGAGACAGTGTCAGGTGGGCAGTTTGACTGGGGCGGTCGCCTCCTAAAGAGTAACGGAGGCGCCCAAAGGTTCCCTCAGAATGGTTGGAAATCATTCGTAGAGTGTAAAGGCACAAGGGAGCTTGACTGCGAGACCTACAAGTCGAGCAGGGACGAAAGTCGGGCTTAGTGATCCGGTGGTTCCGCATGGAAGGGCCATCGCTCAACGGATAAAAGCTACCCCGGGGATAACAGGCTTATCTCCCCCAAGAGTCCACATCGACGGGGAGGTTTGGCACCTCGATGTCGGCTCATCGCATCCTGGGGCTGTAGTCGGTCCCAAGGGTTGGGCTGTTCGCCCATTAAAGCGGTACGCGAGCTGGGTTCAGAACGTCGTGAGACAGTTCGGTCCCTATCCGTCGCGGGCGCAGGAAATTTGAGAGGAGCTGTCCTTAGTACGAGAGGACCGGGATGGACGCACCGCTGGTGTACCAGTTGTCTTGCCAAAGGCATAGCTGGGTAGCTACGTGCGGACGGGATAAGTGCTGAAAGCATCTAAGCATGAAGCCCCCCTCAAGATGAGATTTCCCATGGCGCAAGCTAGTAAGATCCCTGAAAGATGATCAGGTTGATAGGTCAGAGGTGGAAGCGTGGCGACATGTGGAGCTGACTGATACTAATAGATCGAGGACTTAACCAACGCTTTTAAAAAATGAAATACCTTCTTATTATCTAGTTTTGAAGGAACAACGTTCCTTTTATGTTTGGTGGCGATAGCGAAGAGGTCACACCCGTTCCCATTCCGAACACGGCAGTTAAGCTCTTCAGCGCCGATGGTAGTTGGGGGTTTCCCCCTGTGAGAGTAGGACGCCGCCAAGCAATTTTTATCACATCAATTAGGATTCATAAACCCGTATACACAGGTTCAAATCCTATCTACGCATTCTAAACCTTAGGATTCTCCTAAGGTTTTTTTGTATAAATTCCACCATTCGTGTATTGGATAGGCTTATTAGTAGCATGATTTTGGTAGGGGGCTTCTCGATGACCAGTAAAGAAGAAAACCTGGACAATAAACAAATTCTTCATTCTTTTGCCGAATGGTTAATGGGTCAAAATAAATCCGTTGGTACGATTAAAACCTATGTTGGAGTCATCTCCCAGTTTCTTCAATGGTTTAAAGAAGAAGCGGAAGAGATTGAAAAATCCCACGTGCAAACCTATTTAGACTATATGGAACAGTCAAACAAGAGTGGAGGAACGATTGAAAAACATTATTCAGCCATTACCATGTTTTCCAGGTTCCTTGATAAACCCGAGATCGTCCTCAACATCGATCGTAAAGCAAAGGAAAAGAAAGAAGATCCGCCAAAAGCTCTGAACATGTTTGAGCAAGCTGCTCTCCTAAAAGAAATCGATGCTTCTGGGCATTTCAGGAATATTGCTATTGTCTACACAATGATTCATACGGGTATCCGGGTGTCCGAACTTTGTGATTTGAACCATAGCGACATTCAAAAAGAGGGAGAAAGGCAATATATCCTCATCCGGGATTCAAAAGGTGATATAGACAGGAAGATTCCACTCTCCATGACTGCTAGTGAAAAGATCAAGGCATACAAGGAATTTTTAAATATGGAAACGGAAGCCATCTTCATATCCAGTGTGAATCAGCGCATCACGCCAAGGTCCGTGCAATATATGCTGACTAAATATAATGCGACTCCCCATAAGCTACGGAATACGTTTTGCCAAAAATTAATCGATAAGGGGATAGACCTTCAAACCGTTTCAAAATTAATGGGGCATAAAGATTTGAACATGACCAAACGTTATATAGGAGAAGGAAAAGAAGAATTGAAATTAGCCATAGAAAATACTTTTGAAAATTTATAAAAGAGGAAAACTTCTTATATATCGGGAAGTATTCCTAATCCTTGGTAAAGCTACTGAGTCTTCATTATAAAGTTCCAAATAGCAAGGAGGATTTCTACTACTGAATAATAAAAAAGCCTTTCTCTTATAAAGTGTAGGCCGTGTAAAGGACAGATTAAAAAGACTAGGCGGCTTTAAGGTGATGATCTCTCTAGATGGTGAATGCCACCTTTTGGCTACAGAAAAACGTTTCTCTTAATTTTTAATGGAAGAAATCGGTGTTATCAATTTTTATTGATGGCTTTTACTAGAATTCCGATCTTTGCGTTGGCCACACCAACATATTTTGGGGAGAACCTGACCAGGCGTTTGAACGCGACTAAATCCCCTTAGGTAAAATCCTTCTTATGTTCGGCTAGGAACATTTCAATGGTGTTGTTAAATTCCTTTATGCTGCTAAAAGGTGCGTGTGCGGCCGAGCCTAGGTCGTATCATATAGCGGGTGGGATTCCTGTCGAGTAAGAACTAGCGATTCGCTCGTAGCGAGTCTTGGAGGGCTAAAGGTAACTTTAGTCTTTAAGCGTAGACAGTTAGGTGGCGGGCCGAAAGCCAAATGGTTGAAGGGATTGAGCTCCATAATGTTAGTAAATCGAGAGGGCTGATGCTTTACGCACAGCAGAAAGCTACATTTTATCCTTTGTTAAGGGCAAGATGGATAAAACCTCTCTGGAGTCAGAGACCTTGGCACGTTACACATCGATATGATACGGCAACTCGGGAGACCCTATCGGTCTTTTCTTATTAGAAGAGTATGGTGTACAAGCGATAAAAAGCAAGGAAACCAAATGCTGTGTAGGGAGTCGGATAGCAGCGTAGTACCAATGAAGTTGGGTAATGCCGATGGAGGAAAGGCTAGCTACCAGTTATCGCCCTTACTAGGGAAACATTTACTACACTCAGAGGTAGGGATAAATGGAAACAAAACTACTAAGGATAGCAGAATTAGCAAAATCTGAATCTGAGAGATTAGCTACATTTTGTGAATGGTAACTAGGAGGAGCCGTGTGCGTGAATAGCGCAAGCACGGTTCTGTGAGGGGGGCAGGAACACAATCTACCGTAAGGTAGAGAGGTTCCCTTCTACTCGACTAGCTGAAGATTGGAGCTTTCTTAAGGCAGCTTTTTCTTCTTTAACGAACAGGTGTTATTGTTTAATGGAAAATCTACTAATCTAGTATAATAGTTCCTCTTTTGTCTATACTATCTATTAATATGGTATAGATTGGAGAGAAACAGGTATGATCTTAACTGATGTATGGGGTTTATATAAGGCAGATAAGCAAATCCAAGGTTATTCTCCACAAACATTAAAGGCCTATTACGTCCAATTTAACTTGTTGGTGAATAGTTTTGGAAATATATCCATTCAAGAACTTTCAACTAATTCTCTTAAAGTTTATCTGGGAAAAGCAGCTGAAAAGCTTAAACCATCCAGTCTGGGTCACAGAATTCGATTTATTAAATCTTTATTTAGATGGGCTCAGGATGAAAATTTAATTAATGGAAATCCTGCTTCCAAAATCAAGGAACCAAAATTAGAATTAAGGGTTCCAAAATACTTGTCTGAAGAGGAAATTGAACACTTGCGGGAAGCTTGTCATACAACATTCGAGAATGCTTTATTTGAGTTTATGTATTCAACAGGATGCAGAATTGGTGAAGCAATAACTCTAGATAGGGCCTCAATCAATTTCTCTAATCAATCAGCAATCGTACTAGGTAAAGGACATAAAGAACGAGAAGTATATTTCAATACTCGTTGTGAAATATGGTTGAAGCGATATTTAAATGAGCGAAATGATCATGAGGAAGCACTATTTGTGACAACACGTGCACCCCATCGAATGAGTATATCTCAAGCGAGAAACATTATAAAACTGGTAGCAAAAAGAACGGACATTAAAAAGAGCATTCATCCCCACCAGCTTAGACATAGTTACGCCACAAATTTATTGAATAATGGAGCGCCTTTAGAAGTGATTCAAAATTTAATGGGTCATGAAAAAAGTGAAACCACAAAAATTTATGCATATCTAAGTGGTGCAATGCGGAGAGACTTGTATAGAAAGTATTTTTAAGGGACCAAGGGTCCTTTTTATTTTGTTCTTAATAAACTATCGGGGCAGGATATTTCCATAGTGCAAGAAATAAAAAAACATTGACAGAAAATATTTTATATGTTACGATTAAATATTTGTTATTGAAACCTCTTTGATTAATTGGTAAATTAAACTAAACAGTTATTTAAATATGCAATTAATCAATAATTTTGGAGGGGAACTTAATGAGAATAGCTAATGGAGTTGAAATGCTTGAGTTAGAAGCTGAAGCGTTTGGAGGGAAAGCAGTCATACACCCGACGCTTCTCTGGGATGATAATGAAGCTTTTTGATAGATACAGGAATGCCAGGACAATATGAGCAAATAATCTCAGCAATGGACAGAATAGGTTTATCATTAGATAAATTAAAAGCAGTTATATTAACACATCAAGATATTGACCATATTGGAAGTGTGCCAGAAATCATAAAGGAAACTAAAGGAAGTATTGAAATATTCGCTCATGAACTTGATAAGCCATACATAGAAGGGGAAATTTCCCTTATTAAAACGAACCCTAAAAGTATGGCTAAGATTTTAGACTCTCTTCCGGAGGACCAATCAAGAATAATGCTTGAGCTTTGTAAAAATCCTCCTAAAGCTAAAATTGATACTACTTTATCGGACGGTCAAGAACTCCCCTATTTCGGAGGGATAAAAGTTCTATTTACTCCTGGACATACCCCTGGACATATTAGCCTTTATTTGAAAAAAAGTAGAGTTCTTGTTGCTGCTGATGCAATGATTTGTATAGATGGGAATCTAAGAGGACCCGTTGAGCAAACAACACTCGATATGGACACTGCGATTTCTTCTTTAGATAAATTTTTAAGGTACGATATTGAATCTGTAATTTGCTACCACGGGGGAGTATGTAATAATAAGGTTCATACCCAAATTGAAAATATCATTAAAAACTTATAGAACTATCAGGAGCATTAGTGCCATAAGAAGGTCGCCATTGGCGCCCTTTTAAACGTATAATTCTTTCCCATTATCATACATTCAAATCAGAGAAAAATTTTCCTTTCGCAGGTTTAGAAACGTAGTGTACTCGCACAGTGATTGACGTTTGCTTTCACAATGTGACTTTATGGATATGTGTAATACAAGTCTCTGGGTTTAGTCGCGCTGTGACATAGCAAAATAACAGCTACTGATGTTTCTGTTTCTTTTTTTGAAATTTGTAAAATTATAAGTAGGGATAGTCCAATCACTATCCCTAACATTACATATGATTTCGATTACCGAGTTCTTCCGCCTAATTGTTGTTCAGCCATTTGCACTAAACGTTTTGTAATTTCTCCACCAACAGATCCGTTTGCACGGGATGTTGTATCAGCCCCAAGTGTAACACCGAATTCACTAGCGATTTCGTATTTCATTTGTTCTAGAGCTTGCTCTGCACCATTAACTACTAATTGATTACTGTTGTTATTTCTAGCCATGTTGTCAGCTCCTATGAATGTAATGTGTTGCTAGTCATAGGTTTTGATATTGTTAAGAGTTATATACATAGAATTTAAAATAAATTAAGGCAGTGATTAAGTGAAATTAAAACTCACCTGTAGCTCTAGAAGGGAAGGGCACAGGAGAATATTGAAGCCACCGGGTCACAAGGTAAGGGTTTCAGAAGCTTCGACTTCGAAAAGCAAATAATCTGAGGTAGGTGTAAATCCTGCCGGTGAATATCCGTAGGGAAGCGTGTTCTCCTCTAGCCTATGCTTACCGAATCCCGCCAGAGGCTTTCTCCTGCTATTGCACAGTTTCCGTACTCTACAAAAAGTCTTATAGACTAAAGACTTAAGGGTGCTTTACTTCGAAAAGGGAGTTGCTTTGGCAGCTCCTTTTCTTAAGGCACTAACGGGGCAGGATAGTTGAAGAGTCGCTGTTTGATCTTTCTTCAACAATTGGGCCAGATTGTTGAAGAAAAGGAATGATTAGAAAGTGATTCTAAACTCTAAGTTATTTAATTAAAGAGGCAGTAAACTTCAATTAGCTGTCAACTAATCGATTGATTGCAATACGTTTAAACGAGTTGTGCTTATAATAAAGGTGTGGTTAACAAGAGATTGATAGAAATAAGGAGCTTTTTAAAATGACGCATATTTTAATAGTAGAAGATGATGAAAACATTCAACAGTTTTTGAAGCGTGCATTATTTGAATTAGATGCAGATTTACACCTTTCTTTTTCAGTCAGTGCTGCAGATGCCTTAGTTATGGTACAAAGGCAACGGTATGATGTATTTATCGTCGATATTCAATTAGTCGATTATAAAGGTACAGATTTGGTTAAACAGCTACGCTCTATACAAACATATAAATATACGCCAATCATTTTTGAAACAGCTGTTGTGACAGAAGAACTACGGGCGTATCGAGAATTAAAATGTTATCACTACCTAATGAAACCATACACAAAAGAGGAAGTGCAGAATATTGTTGCAGAGGTACTCGAATACTTGCACCAAGCAAAAACAGATGAACAAACAGTCAGGATTGAACAAAAAGGGTTTATTTTCGAATACCGATTGCAAGATATATTATATATTGAATCATTCGGCAAAAAAATGGTTATTCATCTCTTGACGGAACAAGGGGGACACCGACAAGAAAAAATTGCAGGGTATTCTTTAAAAGCGATGATGGGATTATTACACGAAGGGCCATTTGTGCAATGCCATAAAAGCTATATACTCAATAAATCGTATATTGAAACGATTCAAAAAGCAGACAATCTTGTCAAGCTTCGCCATTGTTTAGTCCCATTACCAATTGGACTTAAATATCGCGATCAAGTAATATAGAGGTGAAAAATGGGATTGTTATTATTTGAAACAGCACTTGATGTATTCTCACTCTTTTTGATTATGTTTTTAGTAGGGCGTGAAAAGATTAGCGTTAAAGGGGGAGCAGTCAAATGGCTTGTAGTCATCTTGATATTTTGTCTATTCGATCATACCCAATTTAACTCTGCTGATAGTAGTAGTGTTAATGCAGTACTGCTTAGGGATTTTGAAATTTTACCTGTTCAATCGATTCCAGGACTAATTGGACTACTTTTTTTGACATTATTAATGAATAGCTTTGTTTTAAAAGCATCACATGTTGAAATCATCTTTGTCACAATGCTTGGTTATATTATTTGGTTGTTAATACGATTATTCACTGTCGCGACGATTGATTTACTGACAATTAGTCAGTTGGTCATTCGTCCATTATCATTTCTACTAACGATATGTTTTTATTGGCTTGTGACTAAAAGGTTTTTAGTTTATATACGCAATGATTTCAATGAGTTTGTCAAATTAATGATTGTCAGTGTTTTTGGTTTTCTATTGTATATCATTCTGTCATCAAGGAATCAAAATGGGTTAATGATTCATCCTGTTTTTATAGAATTTGTTGTTTTGATTGTGCTTGCAATGCTTGGTTGGCTATTTTATGAACAAAAAAGGGCTCAGGTAATGGAAAATCGTATGAAAGCAACTGAAAAATATATACCAATTATTGATGAGTTAGTTGCGGAAGTACGATCTAGACAACATGAGTTTTCGAATAAATTGTTAG from Peribacillus simplex includes:
- a CDS encoding tyrosine-type recombinase/integrase, with protein sequence MILTDVWGLYKADKQIQGYSPQTLKAYYVQFNLLVNSFGNISIQELSTNSLKVYLGKAAEKLKPSSLGHRIRFIKSLFRWAQDENLINGNPASKIKEPKLELRVPKYLSEEEIEHLREACHTTFENALFEFMYSTGCRIGEAITLDRASINFSNQSAIVLGKGHKEREVYFNTRCEIWLKRYLNERNDHEEALFVTTRAPHRMSISQARNIIKLVAKRTDIKKSIHPHQLRHSYATNLLNNGAPLEVIQNLMGHEKSETTKIYAYLSGAMRRDLYRKYF
- a CDS encoding sensor histidine kinase: MGLLLFETALDVFSLFLIMFLVGREKISVKGGAVKWLVVILIFCLFDHTQFNSADSSSVNAVLLRDFEILPVQSIPGLIGLLFLTLLMNSFVLKASHVEIIFVTMLGYIIWLLIRLFTVATIDLLTISQLVIRPLSFLLTICFYWLVTKRFLVYIRNDFNEFVKLMIVSVFGFLLYIILSSRNQNGLMIHPVFIEFVVLIVLAMLGWLFYEQKRAQVMENRMKATEKYIPIIDELVAEVRSRQHEFSNKLLAISSILQSTEDMKVAREQVSKYVENVQLTNGQQELLNMDHKVIAGFLYTKMKRVEQLKMELHIERSVSVSAFPCEDYDLIEVLGILIDNAIEACYGGDTILIRMMQLNDRYELTVSNPAGYMTNEQFMQLFKLRYSTKSTHSNGRGFGLYNVQQIAKQYSGKIITRNEQKNGQMITIGIQF
- a CDS encoding LytR/AlgR family response regulator transcription factor translates to MTHILIVEDDENIQQFLKRALFELDADLHLSFSVSAADALVMVQRQRYDVFIVDIQLVDYKGTDLVKQLRSIQTYKYTPIIFETAVVTEELRAYRELKCYHYLMKPYTKEEVQNIVAEVLEYLHQAKTDEQTVRIEQKGFIFEYRLQDILYIESFGKKMVIHLLTEQGGHRQEKIAGYSLKAMMGLLHEGPFVQCHKSYILNKSYIETIQKADNLVKLRHCLVPLPIGLKYRDQVI
- a CDS encoding alpha/beta-type small acid-soluble spore protein, whose product is MARNNNSNQLVVNGAEQALEQMKYEIASEFGVTLGADTTSRANGSVGGEITKRLVQMAEQQLGGRTR
- a CDS encoding tyrosine-type recombinase/integrase — its product is MTSKEENLDNKQILHSFAEWLMGQNKSVGTIKTYVGVISQFLQWFKEEAEEIEKSHVQTYLDYMEQSNKSGGTIEKHYSAITMFSRFLDKPEIVLNIDRKAKEKKEDPPKALNMFEQAALLKEIDASGHFRNIAIVYTMIHTGIRVSELCDLNHSDIQKEGERQYILIRDSKGDIDRKIPLSMTASEKIKAYKEFLNMETEAIFISSVNQRITPRSVQYMLTKYNATPHKLRNTFCQKLIDKGIDLQTVSKLMGHKDLNMTKRYIGEGKEELKLAIENTFENL